The segment GTCATATATTATCTGAAGTGGAGAAATTATGCGACAGGATCGGGATCATACGACAAGGTCAAATCATTGAATCGGGTTCGCTACACGAGCTACGCCATTTGACAAGGACCAGCTTCGTCGTTGAAACCAGAGAATCCATCACTGCTTTAAATGAAGTAAAAGGTGTTCATCATATCGAAGCAAAAAATCGTACTCTGTCATTCCACGTGGACACTGATGAGCTGGACAATGTGATCAAGTATATAAGTCGATTTGGGATCGTGAAATTGGAAAGTACACCCCCTACACTGGAAGATTTATTTATGCGCCATTATGAAAGAGCCGAACCCATGACGAATACAGGAGCGGGAGGTGCATCCTGATGACCAAGTCGTTATACAAGAATACGGGGACGCTCTTTCGTTTCCTGTTATGGCGGGATCGTATCCGGATTCCCGTATGGATCATCTCTTTGGCTGCTATTACATTTATGGTGGCCATGGCATTTACTGATCTGTACCCGACGGAGCAGGAACGAGAGGTGATGGCAGAAACGATGCGGAATCCGGCTATGTCAGCAATGGTTGGTCAAGGCTACGGTTTGGATCACTATACCCCAGGGGCAATGATGGCGCATCAAATGTTACTCTTCACGGCCCTGGCAGTTGCGATTATGAGTATTCTACTCGTGGCTCGCCACACACGGGCTGATGAAGAGGATGGTCGTATCGAATTGATTCGCTCCCTTCCTTCGGGACGTTTATCCAATTTAAGTGCCACCATGCTCTTGTTGTTTACAACGAATGCTCTGATCGCGTTGGTGATCGGTTTTGGACTGTATGTTTTGAACATTGAAAGTATGGATTTGGAAGGTTCACTGTTATACGGGGCTGTTTTGGGATCAACAGGCATAATTTTCACTGCCATCACAGCTATATTCGCGCAACTTTCCGACAGCTCCCGCGGAACGATTGGATTCTCCTTTGCCGTGTTAGGTCTTTCCTACCTCATTCGGGCCATTGGGGATGCGGGAAACGAAACTCTTTCCTGGATTTCCCCGTTAGGTTGGGTTTTAGGTGCAGAAGTTTATGTAAACAACTACTGGTGGCCCATTGTACTAACAGTGGGAGTTTCTCTCCTTCTTGTCATTGTTGCTTTTTATTTGAATGCGATCCGGGACTTGGGATCGGGATTTTTACCGGCAAAGCCTGGTCGCAAGCATGCCTCCTCCCTTCTGCAAAGTCCCCTCGGTCTCGCACTCAGACTTCAACGAACAGCCTTAATAGCCTGGGCAATCGGTCTGTTCATGATAGGTGCGTCTTATGGCTCTGTTTTAGGGGATTTGGAAGCATTTTTTGAAGAGAACGAAATAATGAAACAAATGTTAACAGACAACGAAGGGTTTTCCTTGACGGAGCAATTCATAACGATGCTGATGTCCATTATGGCCATGATCAGTACCATTCCCGCCCTGATGTCCATGCTTAAGCTTACAGGGGAAGAGAGAAAAAACCGTACCGAACATTTATTAAGCCGAGCTGTGTCCAGGATGCGATTAATGGGCAGCTCACTGCTTACAGCGATTGTAACCGCATTTGTGATGTTATCCCTTGGGACGATCGGTCTGTGGTCCACCGGGACGGCAGTGATGGATGACGGCATCCTATTTGGCACCCTCTATCCTGCGGCAATCGTCCACCTTCCGGCGATGTGGCTCATGATTGGGATCGCAGTGTTGCTAATCGGTATGGCACCGAAAATAACCGGGTTCATTTGGGTTTACTTAGCCTACTCATTTATCGCAATTTATCTGGGCAGGTTGCTTCAGTTCCCGGAATGGATGGATCATTTATCACCCTTTGGTTATATTCCACAACTTCCTGTTGAAGAGATGAACTATATGAGAGTTTCTGCACTGATGATCATAGCGTTGGTCATCATGATGATCGGCTTTGTCGGATATCGCAGACGGGATATACAAGGGTAGAACCGGCAGGGATAAGCGTATCGGGCCACATTTACAGGAAAAGTGAAGCAGAAAGGGCCCCATTCATGGCAGTCAAAGGCCGTTCCCTCGGTACTACCCGGAGCAAAGCGATGATTTCCGAAAAAGAGTCCGGCTCTCGGCTTCCTCCGCCATTCCCTGATAGCCGGGGTTTGTTAAGGTATGAATAAGCCCATTGGATAGCGAAACAAAAGTAGCGTAAAGAAGGTGCCTTTACCCGAAGCAAGGAAATCCTGCAGGATGCATGTAGGGAGAAAGACAGAGGTCTTCTCCCTTTCCCAACAGCAGGAGATTTTCATCCCTGCCGGACAGTCTCCAAAGGGCTTCGGGTAAAGGCATGTCTGCTGACTTTTTCACAAGGCTGTTAGATAAGCCATACCACATCGTGAAATGATAATTGATCATGAAATCGATCATACTTGGAAACCGTTGCATCGTAAAATATCAATGCCTAAAGCCGGTATTAAAGGGTTGTTGGATGCCGTAAACATGTAAGGAAAGGACCCAATCACTTGTGCCGATGCAGGATGGACAACAGTACACAAAAAACCTGGCGAGGGTGAACAACAATGGAACGTGTTGCCATGTACCTGCGAAAAAGCCGTGCCGATATAGAGGCGGAAGCCAAGGGCGAAGGGGAAACCCTGACCAAACACAAAAAAGCGCTGTTAACCGTTGCGAAACAAAAAAAACTGACAATCGTCAGGATCCGTCAGGAAATCGTCTCCGGTGAAAGTCTCATTCATCGTCCTGAAATGATGAAGCTGCTGAAAGAAGTGGAATCCGGTTTGTACGATGCTGTTCTGGTCATGGATATTGACCGGTTGGGTCGGGGAAACATGCGGGAACAAGGAATCATTCTGGAAACCTTCCAAAATAGTGGAACCAAGATCATCACCCCCCGGAAAATATACAATCTACAAGATGAATGGGACGAAGAGTACAGCGAGTTTGAAGCGTTTATGGCCCGCAAAGAACTAAAGGTCATCACCCGCCGGTTACAGGGCGGACGGATTCGATCCGTTGAGGAAGGAAACTATATCGGAACCCGGCCTCCATACGGTTACCAAGTCCGGAAGGATGAAACGGGACGTTACCTGGTCCCGGATCCTGATCAAGCCCCTATCGTCAAAATGATTTTTGAGTGGTATACCCACAGGGATCCAAACAAGCAAATGGGCTCCAATAAAATAGCCAATGAGCTGAACCGGATGGGATACTCCACTTACAGCGGGGGTAAGTGGAAAGGAGCCTCCGTTCTCAACATCCTTAAAAATGCGGTCTACGCCGGACGGATTCAGTGGCAGAAAAAAAAGTACCGAAAGCCATCAGATCCAACCAAACAACGGGAAGCCGAAACCCGACCCCCAGA is part of the Kroppenstedtia pulmonis genome and harbors:
- a CDS encoding ABC transporter permease; its protein translation is MTKSLYKNTGTLFRFLLWRDRIRIPVWIISLAAITFMVAMAFTDLYPTEQEREVMAETMRNPAMSAMVGQGYGLDHYTPGAMMAHQMLLFTALAVAIMSILLVARHTRADEEDGRIELIRSLPSGRLSNLSATMLLLFTTNALIALVIGFGLYVLNIESMDLEGSLLYGAVLGSTGIIFTAITAIFAQLSDSSRGTIGFSFAVLGLSYLIRAIGDAGNETLSWISPLGWVLGAEVYVNNYWWPIVLTVGVSLLLVIVAFYLNAIRDLGSGFLPAKPGRKHASSLLQSPLGLALRLQRTALIAWAIGLFMIGASYGSVLGDLEAFFEENEIMKQMLTDNEGFSLTEQFITMLMSIMAMISTIPALMSMLKLTGEERKNRTEHLLSRAVSRMRLMGSSLLTAIVTAFVMLSLGTIGLWSTGTAVMDDGILFGTLYPAAIVHLPAMWLMIGIAVLLIGMAPKITGFIWVYLAYSFIAIYLGRLLQFPEWMDHLSPFGYIPQLPVEEMNYMRVSALMIIALVIMMIGFVGYRRRDIQG
- a CDS encoding recombinase family protein, with translation MERVAMYLRKSRADIEAEAKGEGETLTKHKKALLTVAKQKKLTIVRIRQEIVSGESLIHRPEMMKLLKEVESGLYDAVLVMDIDRLGRGNMREQGIILETFQNSGTKIITPRKIYNLQDEWDEEYSEFEAFMARKELKVITRRLQGGRIRSVEEGNYIGTRPPYGYQVRKDETGRYLVPDPDQAPIVKMIFEWYTHRDPNKQMGSNKIANELNRMGYSTYSGGKWKGASVLNILKNAVYAGRIQWQKKKYRKPSDPTKQREAETRPPEEWIDVKGKHEPLITMEIYQRAQHILKHRYHAPYQLTNGISNPLAGLIKCDICGSSMVYRPYTKQQPHLLCYNSLCNNRSTRFSYVEERMLRILWEWLCNYQLEWDQSQQPPRDSEERIKVKKSVIHHLKQELENLKRQKSRLHDLLERGIYNEETYLERSANLAKRIEEQRKVLVETAVDLKKEEERQMDQVHLVPQMKHILDIYPELNDPKQKNLLLKSILEKATYRKKPYQRKDQFTLVLYPKL